The Claveliimonas bilis genome window below encodes:
- a CDS encoding glycosyltransferase: MKPEVNRRIVDVIIPVYKPEKDFYKLVERLEKQTVPIRHIHIMHTVDGMDLSELAGKYENLLLTEIRPEKFDHGGTRDQAARMSDADILVFFTQDALPKGKDLIENLIRPLENDKTAVSFARQLPREDCAIIERYVRKFNYPEKSRIKSEEDLEELGIKTFFSSNVCAAYNRRIYLEVGGFEKQTILNEDMLFAARCIKQGYSVSYTAEAKVIHSHNYTHLQQFRRNFDVAVSQAQHPEIFCGIKSEKEGIRLVKSGAVYLLRTGRPFKVLSLFWGSAVKYAGFFMGKHYRSLPKRMILCCTMFPAYWKRVM; encoded by the coding sequence ATGAAACCGGAAGTGAATAGGCGGATCGTAGATGTGATTATACCAGTGTATAAACCGGAAAAAGATTTTTATAAGCTGGTGGAAAGACTGGAGAAACAGACAGTTCCCATAAGGCATATCCACATTATGCACACGGTAGATGGTATGGATTTGTCAGAATTAGCCGGGAAGTATGAGAATCTTCTGCTTACAGAGATACGGCCGGAAAAGTTTGATCATGGCGGGACAAGAGATCAGGCTGCCCGTATGTCAGATGCGGATATTCTTGTGTTTTTTACACAGGATGCTCTGCCAAAGGGAAAAGATTTGATTGAAAATTTGATAAGGCCCCTTGAAAATGATAAGACGGCAGTCTCTTTTGCACGGCAGCTGCCAAGAGAGGATTGTGCTATTATTGAACGGTATGTAAGGAAATTTAATTATCCGGAGAAAAGCCGGATAAAGTCAGAAGAGGATCTGGAAGAACTGGGAATAAAAACCTTTTTTTCTTCGAATGTCTGTGCAGCTTACAACAGAAGAATTTATCTTGAGGTGGGCGGATTTGAAAAGCAGACTATTTTAAATGAGGATATGCTGTTTGCTGCCAGATGTATCAAACAGGGTTACAGCGTGTCTTATACAGCAGAAGCAAAGGTGATCCATTCTCATAATTACACACATTTGCAACAGTTCAGGAGAAATTTTGATGTGGCAGTTTCACAGGCACAGCACCCGGAAATTTTCTGTGGGATAAAGTCGGAAAAAGAAGGGATACGGCTGGTAAAGAGTGGGGCAGTATATCTTCTAAGGACCGGCAGACCGTTTAAAGTACTATCGCTGTTCTGGGGAAGCGCAGTAAAATATGCAGGATTTTTTATGGGGAAACATTACCGGAGCCTTCCTAAAAGGATGATTCTTTGCTGTACCATGTTTCCGGCATACTGGAAGCGGGTAATGTGA
- a CDS encoding LCP family protein produces the protein MREEKRIKRREKELQKRKRKRRRKRRVAVLVIELVILCVLGAVAFGMFKLDKLNHTVFNEDSILNNGVNQEGFKNIALFGTDNRAGETSGVRSDCIIVASINTNTKEVKMLSVYRDTMLQQADGTYDKANSAYATGGAEAAINMLNKNLDLDITDYVTVNFLALADAVDLLGGIELDLTEEEVVHMNNYCVETSEITGKDYERIEPEVAGTYQLNGVQAVSYARIRYTAGGDFERTSRQRLVIEKLVEKAKSANLGTINKVIDAVFPEISTSFSSTEIIGLAADVFNYELGENGGFPFTPETPESIPGYSGSYVVAAGLADNVRQAHEFLFGDEDYEPTEVVQGISDELSEMTGIYPQADEEQTEDTQNETGSE, from the coding sequence ATGCGAGAAGAGAAAAGAATAAAGAGAAGAGAAAAGGAACTGCAGAAAAGGAAGCGAAAGAGAAGAAGGAAAAGGCGTGTGGCGGTTCTTGTGATAGAGCTGGTTATTCTGTGTGTGCTTGGAGCAGTAGCCTTTGGTATGTTCAAACTGGATAAGTTGAATCATACGGTATTTAATGAAGACAGCATTTTGAATAATGGGGTTAACCAGGAAGGGTTTAAAAATATTGCACTGTTTGGAACAGACAACAGGGCAGGAGAGACATCCGGGGTAAGAAGTGACTGTATTATCGTGGCCAGTATCAATACAAACACGAAGGAAGTAAAAATGCTTTCTGTGTATCGCGACACCATGCTTCAGCAGGCAGATGGTACATATGATAAAGCAAATTCTGCGTATGCTACAGGCGGCGCTGAGGCGGCTATCAATATGCTGAATAAAAATCTGGACTTGGATATCACAGATTATGTTACAGTAAATTTCCTTGCATTGGCAGATGCGGTAGATTTATTGGGCGGAATTGAATTGGATCTTACAGAAGAGGAAGTTGTCCACATGAATAATTACTGCGTGGAAACTTCAGAAATTACCGGGAAAGATTATGAAAGAATTGAGCCGGAGGTTGCTGGAACCTACCAGCTGAATGGGGTACAGGCAGTTTCCTATGCCCGGATCCGTTATACTGCCGGAGGAGATTTTGAGCGTACCTCCCGTCAGAGGCTTGTGATTGAAAAACTGGTGGAAAAAGCCAAAAGCGCCAATCTGGGAACTATCAATAAGGTGATCGATGCTGTTTTCCCGGAAATATCAACAAGTTTTTCTTCCACAGAGATCATAGGACTTGCGGCTGATGTTTTCAATTATGAGCTGGGAGAGAACGGCGGATTCCCGTTTACACCGGAGACTCCGGAATCCATTCCGGGATATTCGGGGTCCTATGTAGTGGCTGCAGGTTTGGCGGATAATGTAAGGCAGGCCCATGAGTTCCTTTTTGGTGATGAAGATTATGAACCGACAGAAGTTGTTCAGGGAATCAGCGATGAACTTTCTGAAATGACAGGGATATATCCGCAGGCAGATGAGGAGCAGACGGAGGATACACAAAATGAAACCGGAAGTGAATAG